The Daucus carota subsp. sativus chromosome 9, DH1 v3.0, whole genome shotgun sequence genome window below encodes:
- the LOC108203067 gene encoding leucine carboxyl methyltransferase 1 homolog, with amino-acid sequence MSKHTGGESRSNRAAVQATNDDASASKLSCIKKGYMKDDYIHLFVKRPIRRSPIINRGYFARWAAFRKLLYQFLNCEYRDGSLPKKQILSLGAGFDTTFFNLQDDGKAPHMYVELDFKEVTCKKAALIESNAQLRDKVGVSASISREKGEIIGDHYKLLPVDLREIDKLDHILKLADLDPSLPTFIIAECVLIYLDPESSRSLVGWASKTFSTAIFFLYEQIHPDDAFGQQMIMNLESRGCALLGINDTPTLLAKEKLFLDQGWQRATAWDMLKVYRSFIEAQEKRRIERLELFDEFEEWHMMQEHYCVAYAINDAMGLFVDFGFPKDEILSGSPSTGSPMKSQISS; translated from the exons ATGTCGAAGCACACCGGCGGCGAATCTCGCAGCAACAGAGCCGCTGTTCAGGCCACCAACGACGATGCTTCTGCTAGTAAACT CTCTTGCATCAAGAAAGGATACATGAAAGATGATTACATTCATTTGTTCGTTAAAAGGCCTATAAGGAGATCTCCAATAATTAATCGTG GTTATTTTGCACGTTGGGCTGCTTTCCGTAAGCTTCTATATCAGTTTCTGAATTGTGAATACCGTGACGGAAGCCTTCCAAAGAAGCAGATATTGTCTCTTGGAGCTGGCTTTGATACAACCTTCTTTAATTTGCAG gatgatggTAAAGCACCACATATGTATGTAGAACTTGATTTCAAGGAG GTGACTTGTAAGAAGGCAGCTCTCATTGAAAGCAATGCACAGCTAAGGGACAAAGTTGGGGTATCTGCATCAATTTCTCGAG AGAAGGGAGAAATAATTGGTGATCACTATAAATTACTTCCTGTTGACTTGCGTGAAATTGATAAGTTAGATCATATCTTAAAGCTGGCTGATTTAGATCCAAG CTTGCCAACATTTATAATTGCAGAATGCGTTTTAATATACTTGGATCCAGAATCAAGTCGCAGTCTAGTTGGTTGGGCTTCAAAAACATTTTCCACAGCAATATTCTTCTTGTATGAACAG ATTCATCCGGATGATGCTTTTGGTCAGCAGATGATCATGAATTTGGAG AGTCGAGGCTGTGCTCTACTTGGCATAAATGATACACCAACCTTACTTGCAAAGGAAAAACTTTTTCTAGACCAGGGATGGCAG AGGGCTACTGCTTGGGACATGCTAAAAGTGTACAGAAGTTTTATTGAAGCTCAAGAAAAGCGAAG GATAGAACGGTTGGAGTTGTTTGATGAATTTGAAGAATGGCATATGATGCAG GAGCACTACTGTGTGGCTTATGCAATCAATGATGCTATG GGTCTATTTGTGGATTTTGGTTTTCCCAAAGATGAGATCTTGTCTGGTTCCCCATCAACGGGCTCCCCAATGAAATCCCAAATCTCTTCCTAG
- the LOC108202093 gene encoding putative F-box protein At3g16210, which translates to MDEIVDVFYMPEECLIEILARLPVKTLIRFKSVCKTWLSIISNPSFITSQLHNAITASKTNPTVAILSDYRHHHLINEVFLDVSRHYFSSYPINVDSLVFPPQLDYYLAISNKSYNGIICLIDRSHVGYLWNPSIRQYLKLPPSPYKYTFHLGFGYDSISGSYKVIRFMFGEDTTDNYVPIVLVYSTATGCWKDIRAPNWGNKFRYMDQIDVVVDGVLYADCEDTIISLDLHEEVFGLVPYPEFVQRKGSSVLDFEGSVAMVFDSVVWTLDDVCGKVSWTKRFSVKEYDSAIIIWLSYYLGAGVFYGSKFLLKYEFESELLYKMLYDCEKKEDKCFVLQQRSIPRTMKYTETLVSLDGFQYFD; encoded by the coding sequence ATGGATGAAATAGTTGATGTTTTCTATATGCCTGAAGAGTGTCTCATCGAAATACTTGCCCGCCTTCCTGTAAAAACATTGATCCGCTTCAAGTCGGTCTGCAAAACATGGCTATCCATAATCTCAAACCCTAGTTTCATCACCTCTCAACTTCACAATGCCATCACTGCCTCCAAGACAAATCCCACAGTAGCCATTCTTTCTGATTACCGACACCATCACCTCATCAACGAGGTGTTTCTTGACGTCAGCCGACATTATTTCTCCAGCTATCCCATCAATGTTGATAGTCTTGTCTTTCCGCCTCAGCTGGACTATTATTTAGCTATTAGTAACAAATCTTATAATGGTATAATTTGTCTCATTGACAGAAGTCACGTTGGATACCTCTGGAATCCGTCAATCAGACAGTACTTGAAACTTCCTCCTAGTCCGTACAAATATACTTTCCATTTAGGATTTGGTTATGATTCTATCTCCGGATCTTACAAAGTGATTAGGTTTATGTTTGGAGAGGATACGACGGATAATTATGTACCTATAGTGCTGGTGTACTCCACAGCTACTGGTTGCTGGAAGGATATTCGAGCTCCTAATTGGGGGAACAAATTTCGCTACATGGACCAAATTGATGTTGTTGTAGACGGGGTACTGTATGCAGACTGTGAAGATACAATCATCTCACTTGATCTGCACGAGGAGGTTTTTGGCCTAGTTCCGTATCCTGAGTTTGTTCAGAGGAAGGGGTCGTCTGTTTTGGACTTCGAGGGTTCTGTGGCTATGGTCTTTGATTCTGTGGTATGGACGTTGGATGATGTTTGTGGTAAGGTGTCGTGGACCAAGAGATTCAGTGTCAAGGAGTATGATTCCGCAATAATTATATGGCTGTCTTATTATTTGGGCGCGGGGGTGTTCTATGGAAGTAAGTTTCTTCTGAAATATGAATTTGAATCTGAATTGTTATATAAAATGTTGTATGATTGTGAGAAGAAAGAGGACAAGTGTTTTGTTCTTCAACAACGCAGCATCCCAAGAACTATGAAATACACAGAGACACTTGTTTCACTTGATGGCTTTCAGTATTTCGACTAA
- the LOC108203092 gene encoding serine/threonine-protein kinase D6PKL1: MQRNPESKPLSGLLPIIARTSSTQLTMVKEDMDEYGDRDSQDSESPKPAAEMWHGKRYVEQYDELMPDITFKGSDDLLDDDGNHSFSGASHPPEPVDTDLMRPVCVPVGQNESENKCLMKSLSKGPFIEDLSVQVSSIKPSLLIVSPRDSLVDEPNDLRAVTSPFSATRRPSQNAEIPLLPPDSEEKECVWDASLPPSGNVSPLSSIDCTSVVTAMSIVNSCTHTYRSDTILSDGMLSVDRNREGTKGGVRGDSLESGKTSMSRASDSSGLSDESNWSNFTGSAGKPHKGNDSRWKAILAIRSRDGILGMSHFRLLKRLGCGDIGSVYLSELSGTRSYFAMKVMDKASLASRKKLTRAQTERDILQLLDHPFLPTLYTHFETDRFSCLVMEYCPGGDLHTLRQRQPGKHFSEYAARFYAAEVLLALEYLHMLGVVYRDLKPENVLVRDDGHIMLSDFDLSLRCTVSPTLIRTSAFDSDFSRRGSGGAFCAQPTCMEPSKACIQPACFLPRIFSKRNKISGQKARAETGLKTSRLPELLAEPTAARSMSFVGTHEYLAPEIIKGEGHGSAVDWWTFGIFIHELLYGKTPFKGAGNRATLFNVVGQQLRFPDSPPTSYASRDLIRGLLVKEPQNRLGVKRGATEIKQHPFFEGVNWALIRCSTPPEVPRIPSEAELPATFGAGDPIAVGSSSKRMVGADIKSGGKYLDFEFF, translated from the exons ATGCAAAGAAATCCTGAATCAAAACCACTCTCTGGACTACTGCCCATTATAGCTAGAACATCGAGCACACAATTGACTATGGTAAAAGAAGATATGGATGAATACGGTGATCGAGATTCTCAAGACTCCGAATCTCCAAAACCTGCTGCAGAAATGTGGCATGGAAAGAGGTATGTTGAGCAATATGATGAACTTATGCCTGATATTACATTTAAGGGTAGTGATGATTTGTTAGATGATGACGGGAACCATTCCTTTTCGGGAGCTAGCCATCCCCCCGAACCTGTTGATACAGATTTAATGAGGCCAGTCTGTGTACCTGTTGGTCAAAATGAATCCGAGAACAAATGCTTGATGAAAAGTTTGTCTAAAGGTCCATTTATAGAGGACTTATCGGTTCAAGTTTCTAGTATAAAACCAAGTTTGTTGATTGTTTCACCCAGAGATAGCTTGGTTGATGAGCCCAATGACTTGAGAGCGGTCACCTCTCCATTTTCAGCTACTCGTCGTCCATCACAAAATGCAGAAATTCCTCTCCTTCCTCCAGATTCTGAGGAGAAGGAATGTGTGTGGGATGCCTCCTTGCCTCCAAGTGGCAATGTAAGTCCACTCAGTAGCATTGATTGTACTAGTGTCGTAACTGCTATGAGCATTGTTAATAGTTGTACCCACACATATCGGAGTGATACAATTCTGAGTGATGGGATGCTTAGTGTCGACAGGAACCGTGAGGGTACTAAAGGGGGTGTTCGAGGAGATTCTCTTGAGAGTGGCAAAACTAGCATGAGTCGAGCAAGTGATAGCAGTGGCCTTAGTGATGAAAGTAATTGGAGTAACTTTACTGGGAGTGCTGGTAAACCTCACAAAGGAAATGATTCAAGGTGGAAGGCAATTCTTGCCATACGATCACGGGATGGAATTCTGGGAATGAGTCATTTTAGGTTATTGAAACGTCTTGGCTGTGGTGACATAGGCAGTGTGTATCTTTCAGAGCTTAGTGGGACACGGTCTTACTTTGCAATGAAAGTGATGGACAAGGCTTCACTTGCAAGCAGGAAGAAGTTGACCAGGGCTCAGACAGAGAGAGATATACTGCAGTTGCTTGACCATCCATTCTTGCCGACACTGTATACTCATTTTGAGACTGACAGGTTCTCATGTTTAGTCATGGAATATTGTCCCGGAGGTGATCTGCATACCTTGAGGCAGAGACAACCTGGGAAACACTTTTCAGAGTATGCCGCCCG GTTTTATGCAGCTGAGGTTCTTTTAGCGCTTGAGTATCTCCATATGCTTGGAGTTGTATACAGAGATCTGAAACCAGAAAACGTGTTGGTACGAGATGACGGGCACATCATGCTGTCAGACTTTGATCTTTCCCTACGATGCACAGTGTCACCCACCCTCATAAGGACTTCTGCATTTGATTCTGATTTTTCAAGACGAGGGTCCGGAGGTGCATTCTGTGCTCAGCCTACATGTATGGAGCCCTCAAAAGCATGCATCCAACCAGCATGCTTTCTTCCACGAATCTTTTCAAAGAGAAACAAGATAAGTGGTCAAAAAGCTCGAGCTGAAACCGGATTAAAAACCAGTAGACTCCCTGAGCTCCTTGCAGAGCCAACTGCAGCTAGGTCCATGTCTTTTGTTGGAACTCATGAATACTTGGCCCCAGAGATTATTAAAGGCGAAGGTCATGGTAGTGCAGTTGATTGGTGGACATTTGGAATTTTTATACATGAACTATTGTATGGAAAGACCCCTTTTAAAGGCGCAGGAAATCGTGCAACATTATTCAATGTGGTTGGTCAGCAACTAAGGTTCCCTGACTCGCCGCCAACTAGTTATGCCAGCCGGGATTTAATCCGAGGATTGCTTGTGAAGGAACCACAAAACCGGCTTGGAGTAAAGAGAGGGGCAACTGAAATCAAGCAACATCCATTTTTCGAAGGTGTGAATTGGGCACTGATACGCTGCAGTACACCACCAGAGGTACCAAGAATACCATCGGAGGCTGAGCTTCCTGCAACGTTTGGGGCGGGTGATCCAATTGCTGTTGGCAGTAGCAGCAAAAGGATGGTTGGAGCAGACATCAAATCTGGTGGTAAATATCTGGACTTTGAGTTCTTTTAG
- the LOC108201183 gene encoding putative F-box protein At3g16210, whose translation MAEGILTREMVVPLPCSMSKPEKPIPPSSISKPQNLVFYMPQECLIEILVHLPVKTLIRFKSVCKTWLSVISSPSFIRSQLHNAITASKTNPTVAIISDHRHFHLINEAFLDVNRHYFSSSPIHVGSLVFPPQLDHYLDISNKSYNGIICFMGRNYVGYLWNPSIRQYLKLPSAPEQYTFHLGFGYDSISGSYKVFMFGEDTTDNDVPTVFVYSTATGCWKEIRAPNWGNKFCYMDQIDVVVDGVLYADCEDTIISLDLHEEVFGLVPYPEFVQRKGSSVLDFEGSVAMVFDSVVWTLDDLCGKVSWTKRFSVKEYDSGIGIWLSYYLGAGVFYGSKFLLKYEFESDQLLYNILYDCEKKEDKCFVLQQCSIPETIKYTETLVSLDGFQYYN comes from the coding sequence ATGGCTGAAGGGATTCTTACCAGAGAGATGGTGGTTCCACTCCCATGCAGCATGTCCAAGCCTGAGAAACCAATCCCACCCTCTTCAATCTCAAAGCCTCAGAACTTGGTTTTCTATATGCCTCAAGAGTGCCTTATCGAAATACTTGTTCACCTTCCTGTAAAAACATTGATCCGCTTCAAGTCGGTCTGTAAAACATGGCTATCCGTAATCTCAAGCCCTAGTTTCATCAGGTCTCAACTTCACAATGCCATCACTGCCTCCAAGACAAATCCCACAGTGGCCATTATTTCAGATCATCGGCATTTTCATCTTATCAACGAGGCGTTTCTTGACGTCAACCGACATTATTTCTCCAGCTCTCCCATACATGTTGGTAGTCTTGTCTTTCCGCCTCAGCTGGACCATTATTTAGATATTAGTAACAAATCTTATAATGGTATAATTTGTTTCATGGGCAGAAATTACGTTGGATACCTCTGGAATCCGTCGATCAGACAGTACTTGAAACTTCCTAGTGCTCCGGAGCAATATACATTCCATTTAGGATTTGGTTATGACTCTATCTCCGGATCttacaaagtgtttatgttTGGAGAGGATACGACGGATAATGATGTACCTACAGTGTTTGTGTATTCCACAGCTACTGGTTGCTGGAaggaaattcgagctcctaatTGGGGGAACAAATTTTGCTACATGGACCAAATTGATGTTGTTGTAGACGGGGTACTGTATGCAGACTGTGAGGATACGATCATCTCACTTGATCTGCACGAGGAGGTTTTTGGCCTAGTTCCGTATCCTGAGTTTGTTCAGAGGAAGGGGTCGTCTGTTTTGGACTTCGAGGGTTCTGTGGCTATGGTCTTTGATTCTGTGGTATGGACGTTGGATGACCTTTGTGGTAAGGTGTCGTGGACCAAGAGATTCAGTGTCAAGGAGTATGATTCCGGGATAGGTATATGGTTGTCTTATTATTTGGGCGCGGGGGTGTTCTATGGAAGTAAGTTTCTTCTGAAATATGAATTTGAATCTGATCAATTGTTATATAACATTTTGTATGATTGTGAGAAGAAAGAGGACAAGTGTTTTGTTCTTCAACAATGCAGCATCCCAGAAACTATAAAATACACAGAGACACTTGTTTCACTTGATGGCTTTCAGTATTACAACTAA
- the LOC108202557 gene encoding nitrate regulatory gene2 protein, whose product MGCTASKLDNEDTVRRCKERRRLIKDAVFARHHLAAAHSDYCRSLRVTGAALSSFAAGEPLAVSDHSPAVLLPSANPAPPRVPQHHHFPQTHKPKLPHILSQSSLSTSPPKQHTQVKLPHILSESEAEPDHHTPLRKFNLNTTTNVNPIISHKPAEMERKMKPKPKPKLPHILSESSLASTPKGTRRHLKNQYSERFTYDAQATYSSTPSQASSVWNWENFYPPSPPDSEYFNQKDNHHNDDYDDNSSVYSKRDLDSASVYSKKSGSFRHGDDASSMYSRHDPEMASVYSNHEKKSSRHDVDTASMYSNYQRDSSRYGHMDDKSSVYSKHDPETASMYSNYEKKSRSYKEEESRNHHIHHLESDCEEEESETEAEEQEEVQCSEWGDHYSTTTSSSDDELAERESRSEATRSNFGSSVHSEAKSMPFKAAVPASKSDKFDYDAGSSASWNHNSSNNVNYNVGRNESEISDMNIVVRHRDLAEIVAAIKEYFDKAASAGDQVSEMLETGRAQLDRSFKSMKKTVYHSSGVFSNLSSSWTSKPPLAVKYKFEPGSIDEPSGSKSLCSTLERLLAWEKKLYQEIKAREGVKIEHEKKLSTLQSQEYRGDDEVKLDKTKASIKRLQSLILVTSQAVSSTSSAINGLRDTELVPQLVELCHGFMYMWKSMNQFHEVQNHIVQQVRGLVNLATKNVSTSDLHRQATSDLESAVSAWHSCFCRLIKFQRDFICSLHGWFKLSLIPLNSEPNNGSEGSLDALTFCDEWKLALDRVPDTVASEAIKSFINVVHSISTKQAEELKIKKRTESASKELERKASSLRSIEKKYYHSYSMVGIGLPDTGPDNGHALDARDPLSEKKSELAASQRRVEDEMVRHSKAVEVTRAMTLNNIQTGLPGVFQAMTSFSSLIMEALEVVCNRSYAIK is encoded by the exons ATGGGCTGCACAGCCTCCAAACTCGACAACGAAGACACCGTCCGCCGCTGCAAGGAACGACGTCGTCTCATCAAAGACGCCGTCTTCGCCCGCCACCACCTCGCCGCCGCTCACTCCGACTACTGCCGCTCCCTCCGCGTCACCGGCGCCGCCCTCTCCTCGTTCGCCGCCGGCGAACCCCTCGCCGTCTCCGACCACTCCCCCGCCGTCCTCCTCCCCTCCGCCAATCCCGCACCGCCACGTGTCCCCCAACACCACCACTTCCCCCAAACTCATAAACCTAAACTCCCTCACATTCTCTCACAATCCTCTCTCTCCACCTCACCACCtaaacaacacacacaagttAAGCTGCCTCATATATTATCCGAATCCGAGGCGGAGCCTGATCATCACACTCCTCTCCGCAAGTTTAATTTGAACACCACGACGAATGTGAACCCGATAATCTCCCACAAACCGGCTGAAATGGAGAGAAAGATGAAGCCTAAGCCGAAGCCGAAGCTGCCTCATATTCTGTCCGAGTCGAGCCTTGCTTCGACTCCGAAAGGAACACGCAGGCACTTGAAAAATCAGTACAGTGAGCGTTTTACTTACGATGCTCAGGCTACTTACTCGTCGACTCCTTCTCAAGCTTCGTCGGTTTGGAATTGGGAGAATTTCTACCCTCCTTCGCCTCCTGATTCTGAGTATTTCAATCAGAAAGATAATCATCATaatgatgattatgatgataATTCTTCGGTTTATTCCAAGCGTGATCTGGATAGTGCTTCGGTTTACTCGAAGAAATCGGGGAGTTTTCGACATGGCGATGATGCTTCCTCGATGTATTCAAGACATGATCCGGAGATGGCGTCGGTTTATTCGAATCACGAAAAGAAATCTAGCAGGCATGATGTGGACACAGCGTCCATGTACTCGAATTACCAGAGGGATTCGAGCAGGTATGGTCATATGGATGATAAGTCTTCGGTTTATTCGAAACATGATCCGGAGACGGCTTCAATGTACTCAAATTACGAGAAGAAATCGAGGAGTTACAAAGAAGAGGAGAGTAGGAACCATCATATTCATCATTTAGAGAGTGATTGTGAGGAGGAAGAATCGGAAACCGAAGCTGAGGAGCAAGAAGAAGTGCAGTGTAGTGAATGGGGAGATCATTACAGTACGACGACGAGCTCTTCTGATGATGAATTGGCGGAGAGGGAGTCTAGATCGGAAGCTACTCGATCTAATTTTGGATCTTCGGTTCATAGTGAAGCTAAATCGATGCCGTTTAAGGCAGCTGTGCCAGCTAGTAAGTCGGATAAGTTTGATTATGATGCTGGGTCTTCGGCTAGCTGGAATCATAACAGTAGTAACAATGTTAATTATAATGTTGGAAGGAATGAGAGTGAGATTAGTGATATGAATATTGTGGTTAGACACCGTGATTTAGCGGAGATTGTGGCAGCGATTAAGGAGTATTTTGATAAAGCTGCTTCTGCTGGTGATCAGGTTTCGGAGATGCTTGAAACTGGTCGTGCTCAACTTGATCGGAGTTTTAAATCAATGAAGA AAACCGTCTATCATTCGAGTGGAGTGTTTAGCAATTTAAGTTCGAGCTGGACTTCGAAACCACCATTGGCAGTCAAGTACAAGTTTGAACCTGGTTCAATAGATGAACCGAGTGGCTCTAAGAGTTTATGCTCCACCTTAGAGCGGCTGTTGGCTTGGGAAAAGAAACTCTATCAGGAGATAAAG GCAAGGGAAGGAGTGAAAATTGAACATGAGAAAAAGTTATCCACTCTACAAAGCCAAGAGTATAGGGGAGATGATGAGGTGAAACTGGACAAGACAAAGGCATCAATAAAGAGGTTGCAGTCTCTAATTTTGGTCACATCTCAAGCAGTATCTAGCACCTCCTCGGCTATTAATGGTTTGCGAGACACTGAACTTGTCCCGCAGCTTGTCGAACTATGTCATGG GTTTATGTACATGTGGAAATCGATGAACCAGTTCCACGAAGTACAGAACCACATTGTGCAGCAAGTGCGAGGGCTTGTAAATCTGGCAACTAAGAATGTATCAACTTCTGACCTGCACCGGCAGGCAACAAGTGATCTTGAGTCAGCTGTATCTGCCTGGCACTCCTGCTTCTGCCGCCTAATAAAGTTCCAAAGGGACTTTATCTGCTCTCTCCATGGCTGGTTTAAGCTGAGTCTCATCCCCCTCAACAGCGAACCAAATAATGGCAGCGAGGGTTCTCTTGATGCATTAACCTTCTGTGATGAGTGGAAGCTTGCGCTTGATCGTGTACCCGACACAGTTGCATCAGAAGCCATTAAGAGCTTTATCAATGTTGTCCACTCAATATCTACAAAGCAGGCAGAAGAGCTGAAGATAAAAAAACGCACTGAATCTGCATCTAAAGAGCTCGAGAGAAAAGCTTCGTCTCTCAGAAGCATAGAAAAGAAGTATTACCACTCATATTCTATGGTCGGTATCGGGCTTCCTGATACTGGTCCTGATAACGGCCATGCATTAGATGCAAGGGACCCGCTCTCTGAAAAGAAATCTGAACTGGCAGCTAGTCAAAGGCGAGTTGAAGATGAGATGGTGAGGCATTCCAAGGCCGTAGAGGTGACAAGGGCTATGACATTGAACAATATTCAAACCGGCTTACCGGGAGTTTTTCAGGCAATGACCAGCTTTTCTTCCCTAATCATGGAAGCACTTGAGGTAGTTTGCAACAGGTCATACGCCATTAAATAG